The Ptychodera flava strain L36383 chromosome 16, AS_Pfla_20210202, whole genome shotgun sequence region ATGTAGGTCTCAAAACACTccttggtaaaaaatcttcacaTGCCACAATTTACAATAATCCAATTTACATGCTCGATGTCTACCTCTGTGTATTTGGTTTTGATTTTCCGCtttctgatattttttcatgtctaaTGCCAGCCTTTGAACTTTGGTTGTTGAGTTTCTTAAACCTaagtaattgtaatttttgaaaaacttttcaatattttgttctctttCAGCACACTTTTCTGGTATACTTCCTACAGCACATTGCTAAATATAGTATTCTATTTGTATAGACAGTGCATTGATGTGGAAGGTTAACCGCTGTGTATGATAATTGAAGTCGTGTCTAAAACAAAGACTTATTGTCAGCAAAAAGCCTGCATATAATGATTATGCTTGTTGTGTGTACAggctgaatactgggtattttcACATGCTGATTGGAGTAGATcaagaaactgttgttgatGCAGtgaacaaaaactctgaaaaatttttgaaatcttGCAGTTACTTAGGCTTTGACCAGTGAGTTTCCAAGCATCAACAATTTAAGCCCAGCCTTCAATCTAGCAGGAAGTCTGATGGGCATCTTTCGACATCACACATTTCCAAAATATTCTCAACAACCATTCTTCAAAGACTGATATTTTGTTAAAGGTCATGTTTTGTGGACGCATGCTACAATACCAcaagtttgttttctttttctgtgtttgtgcatggtgcatttctaattctagaTTTTGATTCTAAAAAACTTGTgctcataaaattgcatttcaTACTCTTCCCTAGTAATTATATAGCTGGAATAGAATTTTAAATCGTAGGACATCCGGTGGTGAACAGAAAAGTGGATTAATAGCCTCTCTATCTTGTTTTCAAACTGAACTTTGACATGATCTATAAGACGGTAACCATGATATTTGTGACAAGTTACCCTTTGCCAGACAATATTAAGTtatcaatgtatttcatgtaaTGGTATTCTCGTTCAAAATTATTCAAGTAAAtcatgttgtttttgtcaccaaAAATCTGCAACATCTGAAAATCTGCAATCATATCAGCAGTGCGTGCAACTTCACAAGAACAGTAGGAAGGTTTATCAATCCAGAATGTATTGAAAACACCCAGAAAAGCACCAGTATTGCACTCCTGAACTGGCTGTTACAGACTTGAATACATCTGTTTACATCAGCAATAAAGTTTTGCTTCAAAGTAACATGAACAGGTCATGTAGTCATCTCAAGGAAAATTTCCCATGGTGCTTTGCAGGAGGTGTGACAACTGTAGTGTATTGATACAAGGGGTACCTTATTCTTGAAAAGTCATATACAAAATTGTCGACAGATAAACACGGATGTCCAGAAGTTATGTATCTGACATTCAGATTCACCTGAAAATCTCACACACCATGGAAACAAGTCATAATCTGAAGAAgggcaaaatttacatttaccaTATGTTTCCATTTTCATCCCTTGGATAGGAggaaaattactttaaaatctGAAGTCTCAAAATGCTATTTTATAGGCGATCTGTATAGTAAACATCTTGTTCAGTACCCAGCATTTTCTTGAGTCTGCTTTCAGTGTTTCATATGTCCATCGTCTGGCCTTTTCAATCTGTGCCGCTTATTATTACAAATCATACAATATCTTTCTGTTGCTCTGCAATGAAATGCTACGGGCCACATTTTGGCATCTGTAGCAACAGCTCTGCAACGTGATTGTTGTATCAGAAGTTATTTGTAAGTTGAGTgacaggtgtgtgtgtgtgtgctgatCCTAGAAAAGGGTTCTTATTCATCAGATATACTTGTATTTATAAACATATCAAATCTTTGTCAATGTACAAGACAGAATTCCACTATCTCATTCTTacaattttacaacattttggTCCTTTCTTTGATATGGTGACCATTGGCTTTTCCCCCTTTCTTGACCTCTCACTATTTGGATGTCACTTTAGAGTCACGCACATCATGTACGTCTATCTACCCTGGGCTGCCTCTCCTGTATCCTCTGTAAGCCTAAGCATTCTCCAAACCTGGAGTTAAACATCAAACGGTTGTTGCACATCTTTAAGTAATATAAGTAGCTCAGAGCATAGCTACAGTGTAGTGATGTATGTAATACAGTCAGGCTTTTGTCAGAACCAGTAAACAAATCGCAATGTTGTAAAATTTCCAGTGTGCGATAATTCTGtgctttgtaaaatattgacatATGTTAGCTTCAGCCATAACTGTCTTAACAGTCACAGTAGCAGGGACTCAGTCGCAGTCACCaataaaagtgataattattCCAAGACATGACAAATGTACCTATCTTGTTCAAACACACACaatttcacttcaaaatattccattcaTTTGAAAGGTACCACTCAGGCATATACCATGTAACATTGTAAAGTGTACATTGAACGCATGTACCAGTGACTGTAGAAAGAGATGTAGTGACAAATCCTGGTTAGAGAAGTTACGTCACATTAGCAGTGAGCACACACTGTATGTGCTGTAGAAAATCTGGCAACTCTGCAGAATACGGGACCCTCACTATTAGCACTGGTTTAATCCTGCACTCTGGTGTCCTAATGAGTGTTATTCCACTCATTGATTATGAAAGGCTACCAGAGACATTGATATTTGCAATGATAAGAATGAGAAGTGGGCAAGTATTTTGCAGGTTTGCCAGAAATCCTTTACTTGTATGGCATATGCATATTTTGGTGATGTTATACTAGGTTGTGCCATGATCCCCCATCCCTGGTCAGTTGGTGTGGTTGTGTAATGTTTTCAGTTAATAACAAAAAGCATGCCTGCACCTGTTGTCTTGCCTGACTTTCCATATTATTCTGTCTGTTTTTCAGTTACCTTTTCCCCCATTCCATCAATACCTGTACGCAAAATATTTGTTAACtactatttttattattttatgtaATAATTTTCACTATTCATCATTATATCTTACTTAGagaatgtttgttttacaaCAGATATTTTGGAATGACCTGTTCTCCATCTACAGCTACAGTATACATATAATAGTTTTTAGCGGGGAAAAACACCATACTGTGATTCATGTTGTTGTATTATTAACAAATATTATTTGGACTTTGTTTGCAGACATCACACCAACAGACTCATCAGAAGATTTTACAATGGAACAAAATTATTCAGGACCTAATgaagaacaagaaaatgatagagaCGCCGTTAATGTATACGTCGGGTTGAAAGGCGTCAaagataaatttgaacatggagAAGTCAACAGTGTAGTTACTCAAGAATATAAACAAGAAGAACAAATCGGTGAAGAATCGGGTCAAGTCGCCGAAAATGAACCAATTCTTCGTACCGATGTTGTCAGGGCTACTGAAGAAAAAGAGGAGCCCAGATCATTATATGCCGGTCTGAAATCTGCCAGAGAGAGATTTGAATTAGGATCTCCAGAAAGCAATGAAGTATCCAAGTCTTATGATTATCAAGTTGAAGTTAAACAGCTAGCGATGCATACTAATCACGAAGAAGAAGCCACCACAGAACAATTTGCAGAAAATGAACCAGAAGTACGACATGATGTAGTGCGCGAGTCGGACGAACCAATATCTGCCCCCGTGCCAACCTTTGGTGGGCTGAAGTCACTGAAGGACCGATTTGAAAAAGGAATGGTGAAGGAAGTCGAGACGAAACCAAAACAGATTGTGATTCCCCGATATGAGAAGGAAGAAGATGATGGCGGGGATGAAGTTGATGACAACGAGGAGGAGAGGAGGAAGGAGATGGTTGAACAAAAGAGACCCAAGTTGACCTACGGGGGAGCAAAGTCACTGACTGCCAAGTGGGAAAGTGGTCAGGTGCATAATGTAGAGGTGAAAGAGAAAACCAAAGTGGAAATACCTGCAAGATCTGAAGACGAAGAAGAGAGGGATACCAGTGGAGTCAGCGAAAACAACCCTACTCCCAGGGATGATGTTGTACGGGAGTCTGATTACAGAGAGGAAGTTTTCACGACCAGCGCCAAAAAGCTGAGAAATATGTGGGAGAAAGGTGAGGTGAAAACTGCTGAAAAGACTGTGAAAAAGATTGAGATACCAGTCAGGTCTCTCGAAGATCACGATGACGAAAACGACAACCCCCAGGTGTCAGAAAATCAACCTGTGCGACGAGACGACGTAGTCAGAGAGGATGACGACGATCAAGAAAACAGGATAGTATTTGCCAGCGCAAGATCTTTGAGGGATCGTTGGGAGAAGGGAGAGGTTGAGACCGCTGCtagaattgaaaaacaaaaagttgAAATTCCTGCCAGGAGCGGAGATGAGGACGAGGAAGATACGAGTGGCCATGTTTCCGAGAATGAACCAGTGCAACGGGATGACGTGGTCAGAGAATCAGATGTGTACAATGGGGACATTTTCAGTAGTAGTGCCAGAAGCATAAGAGATAAATGGGAGAAGGGAGAGGTTGAAACTGTCGCcagaattgaaaaacaaaaagttgAAATTCCCGCCAGGAGTGGGGATGAAGAAGAAGACGAGAGTGGACATGTGTCTGAGAATGAACCAGTACAACGAGATGACGTCGTCAGAGAGTCTGACTCATTTGATAGTGACATTTTCAGTAGTAGCGCCCGCAATCTAAGAGATAAATGGGAAAAGGGAGAGGTTGAAACTGCCGCTGTCATCAAGAAGGAAAAGGTAGATGTGCCTCGAAGTCAGAGCGGCGAGTCCGATGAATTCAGGGACAGACAAGTTTATGAAAATGAGCCAGAACAACGGGAAGATGTGGTCAGAGAATCGGATCGTTACGAAGCCAGCACGTTTTCAACGAGTGCCAGAACGCTAAAAGACCAATGGGAAACTGGAAATGTGAGTCATGCAGAGTTCAAGTCTGAGAAAGTGGAAACAAGTCCCAAGTCTCTTGaagattttgaagggtatgAAGCGAGATATTCAAGTGAAAACGAGCCAGAAACAAGATCGGATGCGGTGCGGGAGACGGACACAACAGAAGATATCAAATTGTCAGTTAGTGCGAGTGCCATGAAGAGCAAGTGGGAGGTTGGTGACGTCGCTCACGCTGAATTCAAATCAGAAAAGGTAGAGCTCACACCAAAATCATTTATACATGGTGATTATGATGAAGGTGACCAGGAGAACACTCGTGGAGAAAATGCTAGCGATCTAGCAGCAGAGCTGTTTGCCAGTGAAGACAAAGAAAGTGACTCCCCGCAATCACCAGAGTTCAATGTCAGTAAAGACGCCGATGACTTTGAGAATTTCTATCAGAACACTTCATATCATCGCAAATCGGACACTGAGGACAGCTCCCCTGTGTATGAAAATGTTGAGAAGGAGACCCTcttgtatgaaaatattgatgttgGCAAATCTTCACCTGAAGATGAATCTGCATCTGATCAGAAGTCTGGTTCACCAGATAAGTTGATTGATTGGTCCACTGATGACTTTGGTGAGAAACAGCATCAGATTGAGGATGATGAGGATAACTTTGCAGTGAGACACAACCACACAGTACCAACTGAAAATTTACTGGTAAGTTAAGTGCTTGAATATATTTGTATGAACTTGAGAGGTGTGTCCGATGTTGCCAAGTTCGCCATGATCAGAATAATGCTGTGTATTGTCCTCTGACCAGCATTGTGAGGTGAAactctgtaaatttaaataaaaaaaactgaagACTGTTTTTCGTAGAAAATGTTCTGCAAGTAGCATTTTGTTCAGCCACTGTTCTGGTGTTTGACTCTAGAACaaactctgaaaaaatatatttttcaaaaaagagAGATATTCCCTTACTTTCAAATCACCATGATCGTCACCTGTCCTAAAATTATTTATGATATCACACTATCATTTCAAATGTATTGGTTCTCTTCAAGCCAAGCCTTTCTTTTTGTCCTACTCCCAaaagaaaatgtaaacatgTATAATGTAGCTTGCAAACACAGCATCTACACATGAAAATGCCGtgctattgtttacatttgaattctagcgCGGACAAGAATTCtctcgtcaacaataacaatgtagtttacatatgtacaggctgagttgacaagctgtatactgtgtatctcaacatgctttgttggggagcagaacaagaaactatagttGACATTACATAGTAGTGAAGAAAATGATCAAATGTTacagttactggccctttacAATAATCAGaagttattgtttatttgtttcgtCACAACACTGACAGTGTCATCGTTGCTTTTGCTGTTGCAGTGGATTGTTTAGTCTTGCCTTTTCTTGTTGCTGTTGAACATTCTACACTTTTCCAAGAAGTAGTCAATTGTACAACTGCACTTCACGATTCTAATGCACTAACCCTTTGATTGTGTGGTCTCTTCTCCAGGACTTTTAATACAGCAATGGAACACTGCGCACAAGAATTGTACTTAAAGAAACGACTAAGGACAGCGTACATTATCTAAATGGTTACTATGACACAAATCCTGAACAGCGTACATTATCTAAATGGTTACTATGACATAAATCCTGAAGAAACATCTGAAAGTCTGTGATCTGTGAATATCTTTCAAGAACATTGACTTTACAAACACTAAGATGGTGACTTCTGCATTCAATACTGTTCTTCGTTGACAACATAACAATGAACTTTTCATTTTGACTTGCTTGAGGACACTTTACCTTTGTATATAGCATACCCGTACTCTGAAGACATATATGTTTGAAAAGTGCTTTTTTTGTGGCTTACATTAGAATTTGACCATTTTGTCTGCTTGCTGATGAAACATGACTTTCAAGTTTAACTCGGTGCTTGCTGTTTGTATCTGGACTCTTTATGTACCCAACCATATGGATCCTGTTGAGATTTTGGTGGAAGACATCATCTTGTGCTGTGACAAAGTTACAGTCGTTCAAAGATtatattgataatttttgtttcaCCATTAATCATCCATTTTTAAGTAATGTGCATGCTAAAACAATGAACTTGCTGTCACCTGATCGCAATGTGTCTGTCAGGCCATGTTAAGTGGGGATAATTCAGTGATATGATATCATAATACAATTCATGTAAGAAAGTCTCAAAGACATTATGAATGTAAATGTGAGAGTGAGCTAGCTTTGCAAAAACATTTGAGAACTCAATATGTAAGTGTGATGATCTGTATAAATAACTGCCTTCATGTTTATATGTAACCAAAATGACCAAAACGGCACATGACAAGCTCCTTTAACCCTGTCATGCCCACATTTTGGAATGGTCCAAGTGTTTTCAATTGGCACAGTCAGACCACTGAAAGCAGATGCAGGGTGAAGGGTTTCTAGCTAAAACTGGTTCATGTATCAACGAGCTATGCTCTCAGCTTTTCGGAGTTATTGCATATTTACTGAACGAAAGGTTACAAGTTCATAGGCCGTACATGGCACAGGAGAGACACCAAAGTATTTGTTATATTTGTCTGGTTAAAAAGTAGTTTTCAGTAGTGAAATTCAATTTATCAGTGCATTTTGTAAAGTGTAGCTAGTGTAGAAGATATGCATGCATGCCTGATATGATGAAGGTTAGGGAGTACACAAGGAACTCTTCCATCAAAGATGAAGAAATGAAATGGAAAGGCAGGTGAAATGGTTGGATGTTATAGTCAGTGTGTTTCAATGTCTGTATCTTTGTCTTTTTCAATATCGTATTCAAGGTCATTTATGTCGAATTCTTTATCAGAGCCGGTCAACAATTGTTTCATGAAATcttattcttttctgattgtaAGACAAAGAAGTATTTTTCAGTGAGCGTAGTTATTATAAATTGCTACTATTAACTGTTATCTTTGAAAATGGGGGTGTTAACTTGAAACATGGAACTCTAATGAGAAATATTTTGGGGGAAAATTTATACGAAGTTTGTCATTTTGGGATCATATTTGCTATGTTTTGTTTAAACTCTTTTATGCTGTATACTatggtttttcgttttttttctttaagtTCAAGATACTTCAGCCTTACTCATTGTACATTGTTATGTATATTTGtccttatgaatattaatggcCTTGGGTTGTTTGAAGATATCTATCCCTCACACACTAACTCACTAGTTCACgacaatttatgcaaattgcataGCAAGTGTGAGATGTTTTCCTCAGTAACTGCCTAGCAACTGTTACCATGCCAATTACATCAGTATGAGACCTAGGGCAAGACCTGCATTAACAATCGGTTGTTTGCCAGGTCTGCTTACAGAAAATTTGAATTACCTTCATATATCAGAGGTTCAGGACTGAAAGTTCATGATTTTGAGGAAGTCCACGTCAAATTTGAAACTTCTGTTTCTGTCTAAATTCCTGCTGAAGGAAAATTTTGGTAGCTTACACAGAACAAGCATTGCAGAATATTAAGAGATTTTCATCATCACCATTTTGTTAAAGTCACGTAATATAAAGGTAATCTTGCAAGTCTTACCAATTTGCAGAAGGCCATATCACATGTGCATGCTGTTAGTTTTGAACATCCGGTTTACTTCAAAGTCATTGGTGCTACTCTCTTGATACTTGTTGGACCAATCGTAGACCCTGAACTCGGGTCTGTTGACCAATCAGGAAATTTATGGGTAATGAGTGACAGGCCATGGTTCAGACTGGTCTTTGTACAATGAGAAAGGGGGACATTATCTGAAgaatgtaaaaaaatttgttaTATTTGGTTTCAGttgaggcaatttttctcagaatttAGGTATATTTTTTGTTACACATTAAAAACACCGCAATTGTTTTGTCAATTTACatcactttcattttcaaaagtaaGTCACTTTTGAAACTTCAATAAACTGCTGTAGTGTAAACAAAGGAGGGTTATCACACTGATTGAACAtgtttttttgtcatttaaaaTAAACTATGTTTAAGAAAGTTAAAAGAAATATGAAGATTTACATGCACATACAAGTACATTAATGCATTTACTTAGAGTAATATTTTATCTAGATAGCCATAGAGGGGAAAAAAGAGACTTGTAAATGCATTGATCATTCCTACTTTGCATGGTTTAAGGACAAAGAATTAATAAAGTAATCAACATTCTAATGATTTTTATGGAAGATTTTTCAAACTTGCCAGCAGGTAGTTAGACTTAAAATATTGGCGTTGCATTTAATcatgaaattacgatttttagTTCATATGCAGGATTCAAGCAGCCACCGTAACTATTTTCTAATGTAGAATTTTCATACTCTTTTTTCCTAGTTTCTTTTCTACTTCCTCTATCATTTAATCTAATGTAATTTTACTTTGGCCACACACTACTATGCAAgagaaaatatttggaaaaaaccCAGAAAATTGTATTTGCTGGTATTATTCAACATATTTTGCAATAAGTTGACAATACACTACCCCAGTGTAGTTCCCAACCCCCTCTTCATGGTACACAGTGTATTTTCTAAAGCCcgtgaaatatcaaaatagtCCCCCATATCTTATATCCTAGGGATCTATCTTTGGGATCAGGTTTTTTCCATGGTAGAAGATCAACTTTTCTTGGAGACTTTGTCAtactattcatatgcaaattaaaagctGTATTTTTGTAGTGTGTTTGATTTCATATAGTGCCGACTTAATTGTATCTTGATATATCATCATTACTggcaaaaaacaaataaaacgcTCATCATTGCTATACCACTATTGTCACTTCTCTTTATCCTACATTGGCATCATGGTAGCTTCACGTAAGGGTTTACATTTGTAAGGGGATGGTTGCTGTAAAGATGGACAATgttttcaccattttgttttgaacgtCAATCGCAaggtcttgttctactcccaaaagcatgttgaatcACAAACTATTTATCTAGTCCGCACAGCATCTGTATGGTAGGATGTGctgttgtttacatttcaattctagtccggaccagaaacTCACGTGTCAACGATAACAATGTACTGGCAAAGTTGATAaggggaacaccatttgatttcttggggggggggtatggaggattttgagaaaaaaaaaattgtcgccaggtgagttagaagaaaaaaaaattgatcctgccatggcctgagaaaaaaaaaattgtcataacagacagaagtgaaaaaaaaattgtcacaatgcaccaaattagcaaaatttggaaaccctattctcatgtattctttgccggcgcgccgccataggcggcgcaaatgtttttaccacaagcaattcttatgtttttcccagcacttatgatataagcatgcactacataggtctacttacacctcagtgcactcaatgttttccttcccttttctgacccaagaaatcatatttcaggattcgTTGCATATTgcatggcataggcactatctaaaggggactttttgacttctgtaaattgtgaaaattttaaaacacaagacaggagtcaataaactagtgttaaaatcaatatattattctctcaatataaatatattaggaagatgtacaagttgacaatgaaaaattgaggaacaacaaatgtaatgaaatacaagggagagggtcactaaaaaaattgaaaacttcagggggcgttactcaaaatgtggagaggaagaagggggacagggttactcaatttttttggcgaaataaattgaaacacatctcagattgcaccattgcacacatccatttctcaaaattttcaatgcgaagagggggcaccccctctcgtgctctccccccttgggtcttctaacagttttactggtaaaagacaaatttaaaatacctatcggattgcactacactgcaccgtggcgcacatcaatttctcaaaattttcacaggatctaggacaaaactgaactgttgtgaattcatcctttattatcacagaaacatgttttaatttacctcagttcaatgaccattttgacagttaaacataccatattcatgcttttcattagaagctggcagctggagaaatgacacaagaaggtcacagattttccgttcctgtatatttatttatcttcagtctctggcaaacagaactgtttttcacaaattgtattgtcattgtttggttgttgaatattgtgacacaaacactgatcatgcaaaaaattaaaaaatatcagtgttcaatgtcattttcaaacaattttaccgagtgcaaaataaattgaaacaactctcagattgcaccattagacacatcaatttctcaaaatgttctATACAAGAGCGGGAACCctcctctcgtgctctcccccttgggggtTCTAaatagtttcacttagtaaacaaattaaaaaaactctcagattgcaccagactgcaccattgcacacatcaatatcttaaaaattccatgcaagataggggaaagcccctgtgacacttccccctaagcctctctcatgttctcccctgtactttcaaattctgccccgtcagatatcctagtgaaaaccctgtcataatacccatccaaattaaacaatatactatatggttagatactgcgtgatcttttatatttttattttattgtgactttgaatttcattttgatgtgttcaccttttttgaaccatcatgagataactgatgatagtctagcagggtacatcaggatttgaaaggtctttactgttgctgtaattcaaacatgtattggtatttaacttttctaagtggggaatggtcaaaatttcagagttagagagggaggttacttaaattcatcatggttggtgaaggggggagggtcactcgaaatttcggagtttcaggccgtcaataatgacggctcccttatatacaacacttacaaacttgatgaccaataaaaaaaaatttgcactgctactccatttgaaaaaaaaaattgatgcaggtctgacagtagaaaaaaaaattgctgtcactctgacaggaaaaaaaaatttgctcccataccctcttcctccataccccccaccccccccaaaatcaaatggttctcccctaagctTAACAGTGTGTATCTTAACGTACTTTGGGACTAGAACTATGGTTGACGTTGAAAACAAATATGGTGAAAGAATCATCAACTTTAAGTAACAGCTAATGGCCCTTTTAAGCAAATCCAATTTCTTGACACATGCCCAGCCTCTCATTGACATACAATGTATTCAGAATGTTGATTTATTGATCAGGAAGTTACCTTTGAAACTTCCAATGTTTATTTGTAACTCACCATGATTTGCTGGCTCCACAGCCATGTCAATGTAAACCGTAGATGCCGCCAAGTGGAAGCTCAACTGTCAATGCCAAATACACAATGCACCATTGTCCAACACAGTCACATGGGACAAATCTTGCCACTTATACCAGGACATCTTGTAAGCACTCAAGATGGTGCCTCAAGTGAAATATTTCTAGAGGAAATAGACGGCACCTAGTCGGCAAACTCACTTGTAGAATCAGGACTGGTTTAGCCAGACATAATATCACCTGTGCAGTAAACGCAGCTGACACAAGGGACACAGCTCAACCAATTTCTGACAGGTATTCCTGACGCCATCCTTTCACGTTAAACTGTGATGCAAATATCACTTACTATTTGATTTTGGTGAATTGCTGAAAATCTTGCAACCTGACATGAAGTCTTCACATACTTGCTTGAACATATGATCCAAAACTTGTAATGATTACCTTTCAGGACTCTGCAAGCAATTTCACTCTCCTAATGCTCCTAATATTGTTTATTATCAATTCCGAGCAAAGAATGGTTCATTGTATATTTCAGGGTCAATATTCTGATTACACCTCTTTTCATGTcatttgttatgtaaacatGCTCTTCTGTTACCGTTGCAAAATAAATACACAGTGCATAGTTCCTGGTGTGGTACACTAGAATAGGGAGATCTTCTGGGTTAAGTGAAACAGCATCATCACACAAACTTGCTGACTgtttataatgaaaattttattcataaaatggtatagcctagaatcctattcgtccgcttCCCTCcatacctccgacccactcccgaGTGGGaatgggtcggaggtacggaggcaagcggacgaataggattctaggctaaaAATGGTACGACTACTGTACAACCAaaggtgaaaaaaaaactgtcaatAGCCATTAGATAACTGTCAACAGAAAAACAATATATCTTGTTCTTCTAGGTTAGGTGTGAAAAAAAGTGAAAGTCAAAAATTCACATCTTTGATATTTCTTTGATATATCAGGGACTTTATTGAAATGGT contains the following coding sequences:
- the LOC139114653 gene encoding uncharacterized abhydrolase domain-containing protein DDB_G0269086-like isoform X2, whose translation is MDNDEQIVSEVREEFHTPDMDGDGTTFVTKTTVTRRTTRQSSTDEVFDGSDFTGADSDRRRGSSRGGSSSSDRERYSRRQRPPSIAERRSRYLSLTGLQDSPRDSASTKKLSESKFAKFEQGEAGKTSAAGKPSKRLDTGRFAKFSQSDSTGEAKSKPILPNYSRRDGSKRTLSVDKVQASNTMNCHHCGKRVYEMEKLVADKLIFHKPCFRCTECKMTLRVGSYSAINGKIYCKPHFTQLFKLKGNYKDGFESKGSAAKPAKMDKDITPTDSSEDFTMEQNYSGPNEEQENDRDAVNVYVGLKGVKDKFEHGEVNSVVTQEYKQEEQIGEESGQVAENEPILRTDVVRATEEKEEPRSLYAGLKSARERFELGSPESNEVSKSYDYQVEVKQLAMHTNHEEEATTEQFAENEPEVRHDVVRESDEPISAPVPTFGGLKSLKDRFEKGMVKEVETKPKQIVIPRYEKEEDDGGDEVDDNEEERRKEMVEQKRPKLTYGGAKSLTAKWESGQVHNVEVKEKTKVEIPARSEDEEERDTSGVSENNPTPRDDVVRESDYREEVFTTSAKKLRNMWEKGEVKTAEKTVKKIEIPVRSLEDHDDENDNPQVSENQPVRRDDVVREDDDDQENRIVFASARSLRDRWEKGEVETAARIEKQKVEIPARSGDEDEEDTSGHVSENEPVQRDDVVRESDVYNGDIFSSSARSIRDKWEKGEVETVARIEKQKVEIPARSGDEEEDESGHVSENEPVQRDDVVRESDSFDSDIFSSSARNLRDKWEKGEVETAAVIKKEKVDVPRSQSGESDEFRDRQVYENEPEQREDVVRESDRYEASTFSTSARTLKDQWETGNVSHAEFKSEKVETSPKSLEDFEGYEARYSSENEPETRSDAVRETDTTEDIKLSVSASAMKSKWEVGDVAHAEFKSEKVELTPKSFIHGDYDEGDQENTRGENASDLAAELFASEDKESDSPQSPEFNVSKDADDFENFYQNTSYHRKSDTEDSSPVYENVEKETLLYENIDVGKSSPEDESASDQKSGSPDKLIDWSTDDFGEKQHQIEDDEDNFAVRHNHTVPTENLLDF
- the LOC139114653 gene encoding uncharacterized abhydrolase domain-containing protein DDB_G0269086-like isoform X7; the encoded protein is MNCHHCGKRVYEMEKLVADKLIFHKPCFRCTECKMTLRVGSYSAINGKIYCKPHFTQLFKLKGNYKDGFESKGSAAKPAKMDKDITPTDSSEDFTMEQNYSGPNEEQENDRDAVNVYVGLKGVKDKFEHGEVNSVVTQEYKQEEQIGEESGQVAENEPILRTDVVRATEEKEEPRSLYAGLKSARERFELGSPESNEVSKSYDYQVEVKQLAMHTNHEEEATTEQFAENEPEVRHDVVRESDEPISAPVPTFGGLKSLKDRFEKGMVKEVETKPKQIVIPRYEKEEDDGGDEVDDNEEERRKEMVEQKRPKLTYGGAKSLTAKWESGQVHNVEVKEKTKVEIPARSEDEEERDTSGVSENNPTPRDDVVRESDYREEVFTTSAKKLRNMWEKGEVKTAEKTVKKIEIPVRSLEDHDDENDNPQVSENQPVRRDDVVREDDDDQENRIVFASARSLRDRWEKGEVETAARIEKQKVEIPARSGDEDEEDTSGHVSENEPVQRDDVVRESDVYNGDIFSSSARSIRDKWEKGEVETVARIEKQKVEIPARSGDEEEDESGHVSENEPVQRDDVVRESDSFDSDIFSSSARNLRDKWEKGEVETAAVIKKEKVDVPRSQSGESDEFRDRQVYENEPEQREDVVRESDRYEASTFSTSARTLKDQWETGNVSHAEFKSEKVETSPKSLEDFEGYEARYSSENEPETRSDAVRETDTTEDIKLSVSASAMKSKWEVGDVAHAEFKSEKVELTPKSFIHGDYDEGDQENTRGENASDLAAELFASEDKESDSPQSPEFNVSKDADDFENFYQNTSYHRKSDTEDSSPVYENVEKETLLYENIDVGKSSPEDESASDQKSGSPDKLIDWSTDDFGEKQHQIEDDEDNFAVRHNHTVPTENLLDF